A window of the Lactuca sativa cultivar Salinas chromosome 7, Lsat_Salinas_v11, whole genome shotgun sequence genome harbors these coding sequences:
- the LOC111906004 gene encoding S-adenosyl-L-methionine:benzoic acid/salicylic acid carboxyl methyltransferase 3, with product MEVEKTLRMNVGHGESSYASNSLIQESVIRKSETVLQDTIKGMVKTEAAFSKSFVLADIGCGPGTNTLLLASMVIDIVLELRKENDHKAPQFQICLNDLFGNDFNSIFQLLPNFYANLKKEKGENIGSCFVSANPGSFYGRLFPDESVHLVHSSWAVHWLSQIPEGIENNKDNIYMATPSPPNVFEAYEKQFQTDFIKFLQMRSKEVVHGGCMVLTFLGRSSVDPTTTENGGRILELLSQSLLDMVKEGLVQESDLHSFNIPNYTPCEDEVSKAVHNEGSFSINTYNVFQGNWDPRDTDFTNVKDSDEKSHIHAKNCTTALRTVYESLLTSHFGNLLNIDVLFQKLTMKVAEDLANKKIRHLNVVISLTRK from the exons ATGGAAGTAGAAAAGACACTACGCATGAATGTTGGCCATGGAGAATCAAGCTACGCAAGCAACTCATTGATTCAG GAAAGTGTGATAAGGAAAAGTGAGACTGTTTTGCAAGATACAATCAAGGGAATGGTTAAAACTGAAGCGGCCTTCAGCAAAAGCTTCGTACTAGCAGATATAGGATGCGGGCCTGGCACAAATACACTTTTGCTTGCATCTATGGTTATTGATATAGTCCTTGAGCTGCGTAAAGAAAATGATCATAAAGCACCACAATTTCAAATCTGCTTAAATGATCTTTTTGGAAATGATTTCAATTCCATTTTCCAATTGCTACCCAACTTTTATGCAAACCTTAAGAAGGAGAAGGGAGAAAACATTGGCTCTTGTTTCGTTTCAGCTAATCCGGGTTCCTTTTATGGTAGACTCTTTCCAGATGAAAGCGTACACCTTGTTCACTCCTCTTGGGCTGTTCATTGGCTTTCTCAG ATACCTGAAGGCATTGAAAACAACAAAGATAATATATACATGGCGACACCAAGTCCTCCCAATGTGTTTGAAGCATATGAAAAGCAATTTCAAACCGACTTTATAAAGTTTCTACAAATGCGATCCAAGGAAGTAGTGCATGGTGGGTGCATGGTTTTAACATTTCTTGGTCGTAGCAGTGTTGATCCAACCACCACTGAAAATGGTGGTCGTATTCTTGAGCTACTATCACAATCACTACTCGATATGGTTAaagag GGACTAGTTCAAGAATCAGATTTGCACTCATTCAATATCCCAAATTATACTCCATGCGAGGATGAAGTCAGTAAAGCTGTTCACAATGAGGGATCATTTTCTATTAATACCTATAATGTttttcaaggtaactgggatcCAAGGGATACAGACTTTACAAATGTGAAAGATTCAGATGAGAAGAGCCACATCCATGCTAAAAACTGCACAACTGCTCTGAGAACTGTTTATGAATCGTTGTTGACATCTCATTTCGGAAATTTATTAAATATTGATGTGCTATTTCAGAAGTTGACAATGAAAGTGGCCGAAGATCTAGCAAACAAAAAAATCAGACACCTTAACGTAGTCATTTCATTGACTAGAAAATGA